A single genomic interval of Anopheles marshallii chromosome 2, idAnoMarsDA_429_01, whole genome shotgun sequence harbors:
- the LOC128718076 gene encoding tRNA (guanine(10)-N2)-methyltransferase homolog, with translation MSGAMKKYVLWFAQEHVDFRQAEIASLMRIWNIQMDTSADHNPERPFWVVGMANDDAARKLASRSMSLRCIFELWAHSNQGLTNFHATLDNYIETNRKSLANHFAAKNSFKITVETYNKHFSQKEKVAKIETMQYLPVEGPVNLKTPDIHYWYIEFWGLDPMNVPEQPHDVLFGRWIADGKRDMINEISLKHRKFIGNTSMDPQLSLLMANQALVRSGDLVLDPFAGSGSLLVAAAKFGAYVVGADIDYMIVHGKSKPTRVNQKVREEDESIYANLQQYSCGGLFVDVLIADFSRSIWAENMVFDSIITDPPYGIREATERIEFKAQRKTTVMTEDAVHYPSTSPYQLCEMYKDLLQFSARHLKLGGRLVCWFPMLRKDQDSDVVPRHKCLQLVAKSEQPLSGYSSRRLLTYEKVSDSEAELNAFEMPDTVVHNFRQRYFTQLAEDNGTRKERRLALREVGREEAKKRGKQQQPDGKWRYTQETPDAN, from the exons GAAATTGCTTCCTTGATGCGTATATGGAACATTCAAATGGATACATCAGCTGATCATAACCCGGAACGACCGTTTTGGGTAGTGGGAATGGCGAACGACGATGCAGCCCGTAAGCTGGCCTCACGATCAATGTCGCTTCGATGCATTTTTGAGCTGTGGGCACATTCCAACCAGGGTTTAACAAACTTCCACGCTACACTTGACAACTACATCGAAACAAACCGCAAATCCCTTGCGAATCATTTTGCTGCAAAGAACTCATTTAAGATAACCGTTgaaacatacaacaaacacTTCAGCCAGAAGGAAAAGGTCGCTAAAATCGAAACCATGCAGTATCTCCCGGTGGAAGGGCCTGTAAATCTGAAGACGCCGGATATACATTACTGGTATATTGAGTTTTGGGGATTGGATCCAATGAATGTTCCGGAACAACCGCACGATGTTCTGTTCGGTCGCTGGATAGCGGATGGGAAGCGTGATATGATAAATGAAATATCGCTGAAGCATCGTAAATTTATCGGGAACACCTCAATGGACCCGCAACTGTCATTACTGATGGCAAACCAAGCACTCGTTCGAAGCGGCGATTTGGTGTTGGATCCGTTTGCGGGATCCGGTTCGTTACTCGTTGCCGCGGCAAAGTTTGGCGCGTACGTAGTCGGAGCCGACATCGATTACATGATCGTACATGGGAAATCGAAACCAACGCGAGTAAATCAGAAGGTCAGAGAGGAAGATGAAAGTATCTATGCTAACCTGCAGCAGTACAGTTGCGGAGGATTGTTCGTTGATGTACTAATAGCGGACTTTTCGCGAAGCATCTGGGCAGAAAATATGGTCTTTGACAGTATTATCACAGATC CTCCCTATGGCATTCGTGAGGCTACGGAGAGAATTGAGTTTAAGGCTCAGCGTAAAACGACTGTGATGACGGAGGATGCAGTGCACTATCCGTCTACCTCGCCGTATCAGCTGTGTGAGATGTATAAGGATTTGCTACAATTTTCGGCTCGTCATCTAAAGCTTGGTGGTCGGTTGGTTTGCTGGTTTCCTATGTTGAG AAAGGATCAAGATTCTGACGTAGTGCCTCGTCACAAGTGCCTGCAGTTGGTAGCCAAATCCGAACAACCACTGTCGGGGTACAGTTCCCGACGATTATTAACTTATGAGAAGGTATCCGATAGTGAAGCAGAACTCAATGCTTTCGAAATGCCAGATACAGTGGTGCACAATTTTCGCCAGCGCTACTTCACCCAGCTGGCTGAGGATAATGGAACGCGCAAAGAGCGGCGTTTAGCGTTGCGTGAGGTTGGTAGGGAAGAGGCAAAGAAACGaggcaaacaacagcaaccggaTGGTAAATGGCGCTACACGCAAGAAACACCGGATGCAAATTAG
- the LOC128719829 gene encoding ADAM 17-like protease, with protein MSVPNIMLAVVLVVSFAVFIAPLQGQLHKNLKYYETLHAKDLSHRIEKRGTKHSNHPFNTIKEVEFKVLGRKFRLILHPHTSVLHSNFRAYSVDGNGSKSIVHLDRSNFFKGRLFGEIQSHVNAHIDDGVMTASVVLPDETYHIEPSWRHLPHLSDKHMIAYRSSDIKFSWDQVDAISGDLGVPRTCGYVKEGLELEGQPDEDEYEDGVEVYETDNDPTPETVWHATDSQDSKKTRRKRQADQYEYTPTKTRCPLLLVADYRFFQEMGGSNTKTTINYLISLIDRVHKIYNDTIWQDRSDQEGFKGMGFVIKKIVVHSEPTRVRGGEAHYNMVREKWDVRNLLEVFSREYSHKDFCLAHLFTDLKFEGGILGLAYVGSPRRNSVGGICTPEYFKNGYTLYLNSGLSSSRNHYGQRVITREADLVTAHEFGHNWGSEHDPDIPECSPSASQGGSFLMYTYSVSGYDVNNKKFSPCSLRSIRKVLQAKSGRCFSEPEESFCGNLRVEGDEQCDAGLLGTEDNDACCDKNCKLRRNQGAVCSDKNSPCCQNCQYMMAGVKCREAQYATCEQEARCTGNHAECPKSPPMSDGTMCQERGQCRNGKCVPYCETQGLQSCMCDIIADACKRCCRQSINETCFPVEPPDVLPDGTPCIQGFCNKGMCEKTIQDVVERFWDIIEEININKVLRFLRDNIVMAVVMLTALFWIPVSCVIAYFDRKKRKEDWKEYEWSQKLDLIHPSDRRRVIHIRVPRQKITVARM; from the exons TGGTGTTAGTGGTTTCGTTTGCCGTGTTTATCGCTCCGTTGCAAG GACAACTGCATAAAAACCTCAAGTACTACGAAACGCTCCACGCGAAGGATCTTTCACATCGAATAGAGAAACGCGGTACCAAACACAGCAACCACCCGTTCAACACGATTAAGGAGGTGGAGTTCAAGGTGTTGGGAAGAAAGTTTCGCCTAATTTTACATCCTCATACATCCGTACTGCACAGTAACTTTCGGGCTTATTCCGTCGATGGCAATGGAAGCAAATCGATCGTTCATCTCGATCGTAGCAATTTTTTTAAGGGccgtttgtttggtgaaatCCAATCCCATGTAAATGCACACATCGATGATGGTGTGATGACCGCTTCGGTCGTATTGCCGGACGAAACGTATCACATTGAACCATCGTGGCGCCATTTACCGCATTTGAGCGATAAACACATGATTGCATACCGCTCGTCCGATATCAAGTTCAGCTGGGATCAGGTCGATGCCATTTCGGGAGATTTGGGTGTACCGCGTACGTGCGGCTATGTCAAAGAGGGTCTTGAACTAGAAGGACAACCGGACGAAGATGAATATGAGGATGGTGTGGAAGTGTATGAAACCGACAATGACCCAACACCGGAAACGGTGTGGCATGCGACAGACTCGCAGGACAGTAAAAAAACTCGTCGCAAAAGACAGGCGGATCAGTATGAGTATACACCGACAAAAACTCGCTGCCCTTTGTTGCTCGTGGCAGATTATCGCTTCTTCCAGGAGATGGGTGGAAGCAATACTAAAACTACCATTAATTATTTG ATAAGCCTTATCGATCGTGTTCATAAGATTTACAACGATACCATCTGGCAGGATCGTTCGGATCAGGAGGGATTTAAAGGGATGGGTTTCgtgattaaaaaaatcgtGGTGCATTCAGAACCGACAAGAGTACGTGGCGGCGAGGCCCATTATAACATGGTGCGTGAAAAGTGGGATGTTCGAAACCTACTCGAG GTATTCTCCCGGGAGTACAGCCATAAGGATTTTTGCTTAGCGCATCTTTTTACAGATCTTAAGTTTGAAGGAGGAATTCTAGGATTAGCATACGTTGGTTCTCCGCGTCGTAATTCCGTTGGCGGCATTTGTACTCCAG AATACTTCAAAAATGGCTACACTCTGTACCTCAACTCGGGTCTCAGCAGTTCTCGCAATCACTATGGACAGCGTGTGATAACGCGCGAAGCGGATCTTGTAACGGCGCACGAGTTTGGCCACAACTGGGGTTCCGAACATGATCCCGACATTCCGGAGTGTTCACCAAGTGCTTCCCAGGGCGGTAGCTTCCTAATGTATACCTACTCCGTCAGTGGCTATGACGTAAACAATAAGAAATTTTCACCCTGTTCGTTGCGTTCAATCCGTAAAGTATTGCAAGCGAAGTCGGGGCGCTGCTTTTCCGAACCGGAAGAATCGTTCTGCGGCAATTTGCGTGTCGAGGGTGATGAACAGTGCGATGCCGGCTTACTAGGTACTGAGGATAATGATGCGTGCTGCGATAAGAATTGCAAGCTACGACGCAATCAAGGAGCTGTGTGCAGCGATAAAAACTCACCCTGCTGTCAGAACTGCCAGTACATGATGGCTGGGGTGAAGTGTCGCGAGGCACAGTACGCCACTTGTGAACAGGAAGCACGTTGCACAGGGAATCATGCCGAATGTCCGAAGAGTCCTCCGATGAGCGATGGCACAATGTGCCAGGAGCGAGGCCAATGTCGAAATGGGAAGTGTGTGCCGTATTGTGAGACGCAGGGACTGCAGAGCTGTATGTGCGATATCATAGCGGATGCCTGTAAACGCTGCTGTCGGCAGAGCATCAACGAGACATGCTTTCCGGTAGAGCCACCAGATGTGCTACCGGATGGAACACCGTGCATACAGGGTTTCTGTAATAAGGGCATGTGCGAGAAAACGATCCAGGATGTGGTGGAACGCTTTTGGGACATTATTGAGGAGATTAACATCAACAAGGTGTTGCGATTCCTCCGCGACAACATTGTCA TGGCGGTTGTCATGCTAACAGCTCTGTTTTGGATTCCAGTCAGCTGTGTTATCGCATACTTTGATAGGAAGAAGAGGAAAGAGGATTGGAAGGAGTACGAGTGGAGCCAAAAGCTGGATCTCATACACCCGAGCGATCGAAGACGGGTGATTCATATAAG GGTACCGAGACAAAAGATAACCGTTGCAAGAATGTGA